From a single Deltaproteobacteria bacterium genomic region:
- the alc gene encoding allantoicase, with product MTTSDFDFTDAVDLANERLGGRAVDCNDEFFAPMANLVRAAAPVFDPDRYTDRGKWMDGWETRRRRQPGHDWCVVRLGLPGVVEGIVVDTAHFTGNYPEACSIDVRDADAGGDWVEAVPRSPLCGDARNRFVVGAAGRVTHVRLNIYPDGGVARLRVHGRVVPDWQRAPAECDLASIAFGGVVEACSDMHFGSRHNLILPGDATHMGDGWETRRRRGPGHDWAIVRLGAPGHLVRAVVDTQHFKGNAPAACSLEVEDAGGSWHEVLPRTPLSPDRLHELPLAPGPVAVRARLNIYPDGGVARLRLYGRRAT from the coding sequence ATGACCACATCCGACTTCGACTTCACCGATGCGGTCGATCTGGCCAACGAACGACTCGGCGGCCGCGCGGTCGACTGCAACGACGAGTTCTTCGCGCCGATGGCCAACCTCGTGCGCGCAGCGGCACCGGTGTTCGACCCGGATCGCTACACGGACCGCGGGAAATGGATGGACGGCTGGGAGACGCGGCGGCGCCGACAGCCCGGTCACGATTGGTGCGTCGTGCGCCTCGGATTGCCCGGCGTCGTCGAAGGCATCGTGGTCGACACGGCGCACTTCACCGGCAACTATCCCGAGGCGTGCTCGATCGACGTGCGCGACGCGGACGCGGGCGGCGATTGGGTCGAAGCCGTCCCGCGGTCGCCGCTGTGCGGGGACGCTCGCAATCGGTTTGTCGTCGGCGCTGCCGGCCGCGTGACCCACGTGCGACTCAACATCTATCCCGACGGCGGCGTTGCGCGCCTGCGCGTGCACGGCCGCGTGGTGCCAGACTGGCAGCGTGCTCCGGCCGAGTGCGATCTGGCGTCGATCGCCTTTGGCGGTGTCGTCGAAGCGTGCAGCGACATGCACTTCGGTTCGCGCCACAACCTGATCCTGCCCGGCGACGCGACCCACATGGGAGACGGCTGGGAGACGCGGCGCCGGCGGGGACCGGGGCACGACTGGGCGATCGTCCGGCTCGGTGCCCCAGGCCACCTCGTGCGCGCGGTGGTCGACACGCAACACTTCAAGGGCAACGCGCCCGCAGCGTGCTCTCTCGAAGTCGAGGACGCGGGGGGAAGCTGGCACGAGGTGTTGCCGCGTACGCCGCTGTCGCCGGATCGGCTGCACGAGTTGCCGCTCGCGCCGGGACCGGTGGCGGTGCGCGCGAGGCTCAACATTTATCCGGACGGCGGCGTCGCGCGGCTGCGGCTATACGGGAGGCGTGCGACGTGA
- the allB gene encoding allantoinase AllB, producing MVAPDLVIRSTRVVAGTGAPAPASIHVAGGRIVAIAGYADVPAGCPIDDAGDAVVSPGLVDTHVHVNEPGRAAWEGFAAATRAAAAGGVTTIVDMPLNSIPPTTTADALASKRAAAAGQCWVDVGLWGGVVPGNLDDLEPLARGGVLGYKCFLVPSGVDEFPHVGDADLRPALARLRDLGRPLLVHAEHPDAIAAAAGALRGDARRYATYLASRPPEAEDRAVDLMIRLARDTGAAVHIVHHASAGSLDALSRARDDGLAVTAETCPHYLRFCAEAIPDGATAFKCAPPIREAHHRERLWEALAAGVLDMVVTDHSPCTPDLKRRGSGSFADAWGGIASLQLGLAVTWTEARRRGFGVERLAQWLSVAPARLAGLSARKGRIAVGCDADLVVWDPDVAWTVDATRLHHRNPVTPYDGDTLHGAVRTTYLRGVAIYRDGRHCGKPAGQLLAAS from the coding sequence ATGGTCGCACCCGATCTCGTCATCCGGTCCACGCGCGTCGTCGCCGGCACCGGCGCGCCGGCCCCCGCGTCCATTCACGTCGCGGGCGGTCGCATCGTCGCGATCGCGGGGTACGCAGACGTGCCCGCCGGTTGCCCGATCGACGACGCCGGCGACGCGGTCGTGTCACCCGGTCTCGTCGATACGCACGTCCACGTCAACGAACCGGGCCGCGCGGCGTGGGAAGGATTCGCTGCCGCCACGCGCGCCGCGGCCGCCGGCGGGGTCACGACGATCGTCGACATGCCGCTCAATTCCATCCCGCCGACGACGACAGCGGATGCGCTCGCGAGCAAGCGCGCCGCGGCGGCCGGCCAGTGCTGGGTCGACGTTGGCCTGTGGGGCGGCGTGGTGCCGGGCAACCTCGACGACCTGGAGCCGCTCGCGCGCGGCGGCGTGCTCGGCTACAAGTGTTTCCTCGTGCCGTCGGGCGTCGACGAGTTTCCGCACGTCGGCGACGCCGACCTGCGGCCCGCACTCGCGCGCCTGCGCGACCTCGGCCGGCCGCTGCTCGTCCACGCCGAGCACCCGGACGCGATCGCCGCGGCAGCGGGGGCGCTGCGCGGCGACGCGCGCCGCTATGCGACCTACCTTGCGTCGCGGCCGCCGGAGGCCGAAGATCGCGCCGTCGATCTCATGATTCGGCTGGCCCGCGACACGGGTGCGGCCGTGCACATCGTCCATCACGCGTCGGCCGGATCGTTGGACGCGCTGTCGCGCGCGAGAGACGACGGGCTCGCCGTGACGGCCGAGACGTGTCCGCACTACCTTCGGTTTTGTGCCGAGGCGATCCCGGACGGCGCGACCGCGTTCAAGTGCGCGCCGCCGATCCGCGAGGCGCATCACCGCGAGCGGCTGTGGGAGGCGCTGGCCGCGGGTGTGCTCGACATGGTCGTCACCGACCACTCGCCGTGTACGCCCGACCTCAAGCGCCGCGGCAGCGGCAGTTTCGCCGACGCGTGGGGCGGGATCGCGTCGCTGCAACTTGGCCTGGCGGTGACGTGGACCGAGGCGCGGCGCCGCGGGTTCGGCGTCGAGCGGCTCGCGCAGTGGCTGTCCGTCGCGCCGGCCCGGCTCGCGGGGCTGTCGGCGCGCAAGGGGCGCATCGCGGTGGGGTGCGACGCGGATCTCGTGGTGTGGGACCCGGACGTCGCGTGGACCGTCGACGCGACGCGGCTGCACCACCGCAACCCGGTTACGCCGTACGACGGCGACACCCTGCACGGCGCGGTTCGGACTACCTACTTGCGCGGCGTCGCGATATACCGCGACGGACGGCACTGCGGGAAACCCGCGGGGCAATTGCTGGCGGCGTCATGA